DNA sequence from the Phaenicophaeus curvirostris isolate KB17595 chromosome 22, BPBGC_Pcur_1.0, whole genome shotgun sequence genome:
CTGATAAAAATAGTGATGGGCAAAGAGGCCGCGGCACCGTGGGCGTGCGGCGAGCAAGAGCAGCCCCGGGATGGAGCCCGGTGGGGGCCAGGCTGGGGACCAGGCTCACAGGGTCCCTGCTGCCAGCCCCGCTTCCCAGAAGTGTCACTTGAAGCCCCCGCGCCTGTCGTTTGTCAGCGCAGCTGCGCCCGCGCCACCGCCGAGGGGACGGGCTCAAGGGCAAGGGTGGGGGGACTGCAAGCGGGATGCGCCTCGGGTGCGATCCCAGCACCTCACATGTTCGCGCCGGTGATGCCGGGACCAATGCCGCTGGCGCTGCCCACCATGGAGCGACGAGGGCTGAGCATCAGCAGGGGCTCCAGGCAGCGGGCGAACTCTGCCCGGTACTCGCTGTTGATCTGCGGGGCCAGACGGGGCTGGGCAGAGCCGGCGGCCGGGGCGGCACAGCGGGGGCTGAGGTGGGCGGCAGGGCTCTACCTTGCTGGTCTGCGCTGGCCGCAGGCGGTGTGGCAGCTTCACGATCCTCTGCAGCCTCTCCATCAGTTGCTGAAAGGCAGCGTCGAGGTGCAGTGAGGAGCGCCTGGCACCCGGCGGGTGCCCGGCTCTGGGAAGGGGATGCACCGGTTGCTCCCAGCACCAGCGTCACTCACGTAGCCCAGGTCCAGGAACTCAGCTTTGTTGGCGGAGCTCAGGAAAGCCGAGCAGGTCACCAGGTGGATCTGTGTGCAGGGAGTGTCGCTGCTGGCACCCCTCGGGGCCGCGGCCGCCCAGCCCTGCCCACCCAGGACCTTACCTGCagggtgggcagcagggaggcgAGGTGGGCGAGCTGCTCCTTGAAggccttctccttctcctcgtgctggctgcagcagagcagggaaaagCACAGCCTTGTGGGACACCGGGGAGCCATCTGGTGCCAGGGCACCCCAACACGCCCCGCGAGGGGGGACCCTGCAGCCTCTCACCTCTGCACGGCTTTCAGGAGCGTCTTCTTCCTCTCGGAGAGTTGCTCCTGCAAACaacacaactttcctgggcgcTGTGGCTGCTGTGTCCCATGGCCACCCTGTGTCCCACGGCCACCCTGTCCCCACCCGCAGCCTCGGGGCACGACAGGGGGTGTTTGCCCCGCACCTGCATGCGGCTGAAGAGGGAGTTGATGGCTGCCTCCTCCTCGCTGGCACTGTTGTGCACCTCCTCAATCATGGCCTTGAGGAGGACGATGGCCTCACGTGTGGATGTCTGCAGCTCCTTCACGGCCTGTCCAGGGGCGGTGGGGCGGCTGCAGCGCTGCAGGCAGCGCCAAACCCCCACCTTCCCTCCTGAAACCCCACCAGCCCCCCTGCCCACCATCACCGCCTGGTCCAGCCGCTGGCAGCCCTGCATGTACGCCGTCTCGATGTCGATGCAGTGCGCCCGGCTCTCCCTGCGGGCAGGGACGTCAGCGCACGGGACGGGACAGGGCACGGGGCAGGCGTGGGGCCGAGGGTGCTCACCCCTGCATGTCCCTGAAGCAGTTGATACAGAGCATGGACTTCTTCTCGGTGGAGAACATGATGTAGGGCTCCTCATGCAGTGCTGCAAGGGACAGGGGTGTTGGGCAGCCTGGCACGGGGCAGCCTGGCACGGGGCAGCCTGGCATGGGGCAGCCTGGCACGGGGCAGCCTGGCACGGGGCAGCACTCACGGCACTTCTTGTGGATGTCCTTGGTGCGCTTGGAGAGGGAGACGATCTCGTGGCGGGCGAACATCTTGGCGCGGTGGGTCTCCTCGCGGCACGGGGCGCAGAGGGGCTGCCCGCAGGTGTTGCAGAAGTACATGGTGTCCAGCTCCTGCGTGGGCATGGGGGGTGGCTGTCAGCGGGCACGGTCCGGGCGAGGGTCCCCTGCCCACCCTGCCTGCCCCGCTGTCCTCACCGCCTTGGTGCCGCGCCGGTCGCAGTTGGCGCACTGAACATCCTCCTCGCTGTCCGCAGAGCTGTCCACCAGGAACTGCAGCAGCCGATCCACGGGGGGCAGCCCCGTGCCCCCCCTCACCACCGAGGGGTGCCtgtgggtgggatgggatgggaatggggatagggatgggatgggatgggattgggttgggttgggttgggttggattggattggattggattggattggattggGATGGATTGGATtgggatggggaatggggatggggacagggatcaCATGGGGATAAGGATGGAGACACCGACCCAAGGCAGGTGGGGCAGCTCTGGGGACCCTGGGAGCAGTGCCACGAGGGGCTGCGCGCCCGGTGAGGATCCGTCCCTTACCCGCAGAGCGGGCAGTGCAGGCGGCCGTCGGCAGCGCGGCCCCGCAGGCAGCTGGCGCAGAAGTTGTGGTAGCAGTCGAGCAGGCAGGGGTGCTGGTAGGGCTCGTGGCACAGCAGGCAGACCAGCGGGTGGCAGTTAGCCTTCTCCAGCTCCGAGCAGCTCCCCAGCGGCGAGAAGATGCCGCCGGccatctgtggggcagagagcaGTCCCCGCCGTGCCCCACACCATCCCCCACACCGTCCCCTGTGCCCCGCACGGCACCGCTTTGCCCGAGCACAGTGGCTGCAGTGCGAAGGACGGATCCTGTCCCCCAGGGCCTGCGAGCTGCCACCTATTTTTAGGTTATGAGCAGCACGATGGCATGAGGCTGCCTCGAATGCGCCCTGTCCCCCCGGCACCGCGGGCTGGGGGTGGCAGGACTGGGTGGGGTGTCCCCCAGGACGGGGAACCCCTGCGGAGGAGCGTCCTCCGGGATGGAGTGTCCCCCAGGATGGGGAACCCCTGCGGAGGAGCATCCCCTGCGAGGGggtgtcccctgccctgggctgtCCCCCCACTCGCTGGGAGCCCCTGTCCCTGGCACGGGGGCACCATGGCCAGGCAAAGGCTTTACCTCTCCCCGAGTGCCCGCGGGGGTCGGTGCTGTGCGGGGCCGTACGCGCCGCTGATCCCTGTGTGCCGGCCGGGCTGGGAGCGATGGTGTCGGGGCCCAGCGGCCCCCGTGACGCGGGGCCCCTTGGCACTGCGGGGCGGCCCAAAAATAGCCCCGCGCGCTGCTGGGCGGCAGCGACGGCTGCGGGGACCTGGGCATCGAGTGGCCTGGCGAGGAGAcggggggagaggagagggggcaCCCCTGGACAGCGAGGGGGGCGAGGGGGCACCCCTGGACAGCAACCGGGGTGCAGGGCAGTGGGCAGTCTGCAAGCAGCGAGGCACCGAGGGGTGCGAGGACGTGCACCTCGCAGGCAGCGAGGCTCCTCGGGGGGCAGGAGTGACCCTGGGGGAAGCGactggggtgcagggatgggggcacCCCGCAAGCACCGAGGCACCGAGGGGCGCAGGGGCGCCTGTGGCCCCGCCCCTCAGCATAAGCCCCGCCCCTCAGCATAAGCCCCGCCCCTCAGCACAAGCCCCGCCTCCATCAGCATAAGCCCCGCCCACACCCCAAGCCCCGCCCACAAAGGTATCAACCCCCGCCCTCAGCCCCGCCAGGCAGCGCTATGCGATTCCGGAGCGGCCGGCGGCGTGCGCGGGTGGGGCCGGAAGCCATCGCCGCTCTCGGCGCTCGCTTGGGGCGGCCTGCGTGCCGGCGCATGCGCGGTGCGCGCCCGCGGTCCCCCGTGCGCGTGCGCGGCGCGAGGCCCTCCCTTCTCGCCCCGCGCCGGAGCCGCCATGGCGCCCGTGGTGAGCGCGGCCCCGccggccccccccgccccgggctgccCTCGcccccccgcggccccgggcCCTGCCCGCCCCTCCGCTGCGCCCGGCCGGGATCCTGACCCGCTACCCGTGCCTCTTCTCAGCGCCCCTAGGCCGAGTCCCGCCCCGGCCCTCGCCCCGCCGGCTCCGGCCCGAATCGCGGCTCGGCCCCGTGGCCCCAATCCCGTCCCGCTCCTGGCCCGGATCCTCACCCGGACCCCATCCCTTTTCTCATTATCCCCCGACCAACTCCAGGCCGgcccccatccctctcctccctgcccacGGCCCAAATCCTGGCCCGgatcccttccctctcct
Encoded proteins:
- the RNF207 gene encoding RING finger protein 207 isoform X1, yielding MAGGIFSPLGSCSELEKANCHPLVCLLCHEPYQHPCLLDCYHNFCASCLRGRAADGRLHCPLCGHPSVVRGGTGLPPVDRLLQFLVDSSADSEEDVQCANCDRRGTKAELDTMYFCNTCGQPLCAPCREETHRAKMFARHEIVSLSKRTKDIHKKCPLHEEPYIMFSTEKKSMLCINCFRDMQGESRAHCIDIETAYMQGCQRLDQAVMAVKELQTSTREAIVLLKAMIEEVHNSASEEEAAINSLFSRMQEQLSERKKTLLKAVQSQHEEKEKAFKEQLAHLASLLPTLQIHLVTCSAFLSSANKAEFLDLGYQLMERLQRIVKLPHRLRPAQTSKINSEYRAEFARCLEPLLMLSPRRSMVGSASGIGPGITGANMLPGGQCSKTLMVPSCPPAGNKMSTGPLVRKPTMHRYISTKVLLAEGRETPFAEHCRNFENTYRMLQTEIQGLKDQVQELHRDLTKHHSLIKTEIMSEILQKSLQMDVQIAAHYSAVEMMRSVFEEVWEETYQRVANEQEIYEAQLHDLLQLRQENSCLTTITKQIAPYVRSIAKVKERLEPRLQEPREPKEEQAQMLLKICDNSEAAPRVASPSGTEGAPGSPGDGCVLGGTSGDPSQKSKDCCRGQQKSEAKSAAQKTLAP
- the RNF207 gene encoding RING finger protein 207 isoform X2, giving the protein MAGGIFSPLGSCSELEKANCHPLVCLLCHEPYQHPCLLDCYHNFCASCLRGRAADGRLHCPLCGHPSVVRGGTGLPPVDRLLQFLVDSSADSEEDVQCANCDRRGTKAELDTMYFCNTCGQPLCAPCREETHRAKMFARHEIVSLSKRTKDIHKKCPLHEEPYIMFSTEKKSMLCINCFRDMQGESRAHCIDIETAYMQGCQRLDQAVMAVKELQTSTREAIVLLKAMIEEVHNSASEEEAAINSLFSRMQEQLSERKKTLLKAVQSQHEEKEKAFKEQLAHLASLLPTLQIHLVTCSAFLSSANKAEFLDLGYQLMERLQRIVKLPHRLRPAQTSKINSEYRAEFARCLEPLLMLSPRRSMVGSASGIGPGITGANMLPGGQCSKTLMVPSCPPAGNKMSTGPLVRKPTMHRYISTKVLLAEGRETPFAEHCRNFENTYRMLQTEIQGLKDQVQELHRDLTKHHSLIKTEIMSEILQKSLQMDVQIAAHYSAVEMMRSVFEEVWEETYQRVANEQEIYEAQLHDLLQLRQENSCLTTITKQIAPYVRSIAKVKERLEPRLQEPREPKEEQAQMLLKICDNSEAAPR